In Cupriavidus basilensis, the following proteins share a genomic window:
- a CDS encoding thiolase domain-containing protein, protein MSINGKAYIVGAYEHPTRKAPDKSIAQLHAESAKGALEDAGLTLQDVDGYFCAGDAPGLGALNMVDYLGLKVRHVDSTDTGGSAYIVHVSHAAQAIAAGKCNVALITLAGRPRSEGSSGTQARNWGANLPDQPFEAPFSPVTVNLYAMVAMRHMFQYGTTAEQLAWIKVAASHHAQHNPHAMLREVVTVEDVLNSPMISDPLRKLDCCVVSDGGGALIVARPEIAAKLKRPMVKIRGAGEAVKGQLGGMVDLSWSGAAISGPIAFEEAGIRPSDIKYASIYDSFTITVLMQLEDLGFCKKGEGGKFVADGNLISGVGKLPFNTDGGGLCNNHPANRGGITKVIEAVRQLRGEAHPAVQVKNCDLALAQGTGGYLGSRHGSATVILERE, encoded by the coding sequence ATGAGCATCAACGGCAAGGCTTATATCGTCGGGGCCTACGAGCACCCGACCCGCAAGGCACCGGACAAATCCATCGCGCAACTGCACGCCGAGTCCGCCAAGGGCGCGCTCGAAGACGCCGGCCTCACCCTGCAGGACGTGGACGGCTACTTCTGCGCGGGTGACGCGCCCGGCCTCGGCGCGCTCAATATGGTCGATTACCTCGGCCTGAAGGTGCGCCACGTCGACTCCACCGATACCGGTGGCTCGGCGTATATCGTCCACGTCTCGCACGCCGCGCAGGCCATCGCCGCCGGCAAGTGCAATGTGGCGCTGATCACGCTGGCAGGCCGCCCGCGCTCGGAAGGCTCGAGCGGCACGCAGGCGCGCAACTGGGGCGCCAACCTGCCCGACCAGCCGTTCGAGGCGCCGTTCAGCCCGGTGACAGTGAACCTGTACGCGATGGTGGCGATGCGCCATATGTTCCAGTACGGCACCACCGCCGAACAGCTTGCCTGGATCAAGGTAGCGGCCTCGCACCACGCGCAGCACAATCCCCACGCCATGCTGCGCGAGGTGGTGACGGTGGAGGACGTATTGAATTCGCCGATGATCTCGGATCCGCTGCGCAAGCTCGACTGCTGCGTGGTGTCCGACGGGGGCGGGGCGCTGATCGTCGCCCGCCCGGAAATCGCGGCCAAGCTCAAGCGCCCCATGGTGAAGATCCGCGGCGCCGGCGAAGCCGTCAAGGGCCAGCTCGGCGGCATGGTCGACCTGAGCTGGTCGGGCGCCGCCATCTCCGGCCCGATCGCGTTTGAAGAGGCGGGCATTCGCCCATCCGACATCAAGTACGCCTCGATCTACGACAGCTTCACCATCACCGTGCTGATGCAGCTGGAAGACCTGGGCTTCTGCAAGAAGGGCGAAGGCGGCAAGTTCGTGGCCGACGGCAACCTGATCTCCGGCGTGGGCAAGCTACCCTTCAACACCGACGGCGGTGGCCTGTGCAACAACCACCCGGCCAACCGCGGCGGCATCACCAAGGTGATCGAAGCGGTGCGCCAGCTGCGCGGCGAAGCCCACCCCGCCGTGCAGGTCAAGAACTGCGACCTGGCCCTGGCCCAAGGCACCGGCGGCTACCTCGGCTCGCGCCACGGCAGCGCCACCGTCATCCTGGAACGGGAGTAA
- a CDS encoding Zn-ribbon domain-containing OB-fold protein, with translation MSTPYTATPLKAPQVAPDNTEFWEAARAGRLLVKHCQSCGKPHWYPRTLCPFCMGETEWKQASGRGTIYSFSVTRRAGPTPFCIAYVTLEEGVTMMTNIVDCDLDTVRIGQEVKLVFTPTDDGPPVPTFTPVSAG, from the coding sequence ATGAGCACACCTTACACCGCCACTCCCCTCAAAGCGCCGCAGGTCGCCCCGGACAACACCGAGTTCTGGGAAGCCGCCCGCGCCGGCCGCCTGCTGGTCAAGCACTGCCAGTCCTGCGGCAAGCCCCACTGGTACCCGCGCACGCTGTGCCCGTTCTGCATGGGCGAGACCGAATGGAAGCAGGCCTCGGGACGGGGCACCATCTACTCGTTCAGCGTCACCCGCCGTGCCGGCCCCACCCCCTTCTGCATTGCCTACGTGACGCTGGAAGAAGGCGTGACCATGATGACCAACATCGTGGATTGCGACCTGGATACCGTACGCATCGGGCAGGAAGTGAAGCTCGTGTTCACGCCGACGGACGACGGGCCGCCGGTGCCAACGTTCACGCCGGTCAGCGCTGGCTGA
- the tcuB gene encoding tricarballylate utilization 4Fe-4S protein TcuB: MQHLEALTREAAALAQGMLPLTGNEAEVGRVMQICNACRYCEGFCAVFPAMTRRLEFGKADIHYLSNLCHNCGACYHACQYAPPHEFAVNVPQAMAKVRVQTYSDYAWPVALGGLYRRAGLATALALAIGLALFLVMVLAMRGSLLHAPLAGNFYAIFPHNLLAAMFGLVFGCAVLALGVGVTRFWRRVSPGELQGEVRGPAIGGAAHDALRLRYLDGGHGQGCNNADDAFTLWRRRFHHFTFYGFMLCFAATAVATLYHYLLGLHAPYAPTSLPVLLGTAGGIGLLIGPAGLLWLNLKRDPRTGDAAQKPMDRGFIALLFFTSLSGLALLAWRDTPAMALLLAVHLGVVMALFLTLPYGKFAHGIYRSAALLKWNIEKRRPGNLALGSD, translated from the coding sequence ATGCAACATCTTGAAGCGCTGACGCGCGAAGCGGCGGCACTGGCCCAGGGCATGCTGCCGCTCACCGGAAACGAGGCCGAGGTGGGCCGCGTCATGCAGATCTGCAACGCCTGCCGTTATTGCGAAGGCTTTTGCGCGGTGTTTCCCGCCATGACGCGCCGGCTGGAGTTCGGCAAGGCCGATATCCACTACTTGTCCAACCTGTGCCACAACTGCGGCGCTTGCTACCACGCCTGCCAGTACGCGCCACCGCACGAGTTTGCGGTCAACGTGCCGCAGGCCATGGCCAAGGTGCGGGTCCAGACATACTCCGACTATGCCTGGCCCGTCGCCCTTGGTGGCCTGTACCGCCGCGCCGGCCTGGCCACCGCGCTGGCGCTGGCAATCGGGCTGGCGTTGTTCCTGGTGATGGTGCTTGCCATGCGTGGCAGCCTGCTGCACGCACCGCTGGCCGGCAATTTCTACGCCATCTTCCCGCACAACCTGCTGGCGGCAATGTTCGGCCTGGTGTTCGGCTGCGCGGTGCTGGCGCTGGGCGTGGGCGTGACGCGCTTCTGGCGCAGGGTCTCGCCCGGCGAGCTGCAAGGCGAGGTGCGCGGCCCGGCCATCGGCGGCGCGGCGCACGATGCATTGCGGCTGCGCTACCTGGACGGCGGCCATGGCCAGGGCTGCAACAACGCGGACGACGCGTTCACGCTGTGGCGCCGGCGCTTCCACCATTTCACGTTCTACGGCTTCATGCTGTGCTTTGCCGCCACGGCGGTCGCCACCCTGTACCACTACCTGCTGGGCCTGCACGCACCGTATGCGCCCACCAGCCTGCCGGTGCTGCTGGGCACGGCCGGCGGCATCGGCTTGCTGATCGGCCCGGCAGGCCTGCTCTGGCTCAACCTGAAGCGCGACCCGCGCACCGGCGATGCCGCCCAGAAGCCGATGGACCGCGGCTTTATCGCGCTGCTGTTTTTCACGAGCCTGAGCGGGCTGGCGCTGCTGGCCTGGCGCGACACGCCGGCCATGGCGCTGCTGCTGGCGGTGCACCTGGGCGTGGTGATGGCGTTGTTCCTGACGTTGCCATACGGCAAGTTCGCGCACGGCATCTACCGCAGCGCGGCGCTGCTCAAATGGAACATCGAAAAACGCCGGCCCGGCAACCTGGCGCTTGGCTCGGACTGA
- the tcuA gene encoding FAD-dependent tricarballylate dehydrogenase TcuA, with translation MIDVLVIGGGNAALCAALMAREAGASVLLLEAAPREWRGGNSQHTRNLRCMHDAPQDVLVEAYPEEEYWQDLLKVTGGLTDERLARLAIRASSTCRDWMRSHGVHFQPPLSGALHVARTNAFFMGGGKALVNAYFRSAEALGVKVRYNAPVDAIELDAGRFKAARIGGERIEARSCVLAAGGFESNRAWLREAWGQNADGDWPADNFLIRGTRFNMGVLLKFMIEAGADAIGDPSQSHCVAIDARAPLYDGGICTRVDCVSLGVMLNRNAERFYDEGEDFWPKRYAIWGRLVAQQPGQIGYSIIDAKAVGRFMPPVFPGVRANTLPELARQLGLDEATFMRTIEAYNAACRVGTFDHTVLDDCHTEGLAPAKTHWARPIDTAPFFGYALRPGITFTYLGLKVNEHAAVHFGGKPSANLFVAGEMMAGNVLGKGYTAGVGMAIGTAFGRIAGTQAAAAALGQPGHNAFQEKQHATS, from the coding sequence ATGATCGACGTCCTGGTCATCGGCGGCGGCAATGCCGCCCTGTGCGCGGCACTGATGGCGCGCGAAGCCGGCGCCAGCGTGCTGCTGCTGGAAGCCGCGCCGCGCGAGTGGCGCGGCGGCAACTCCCAGCACACCCGCAATTTGCGCTGCATGCACGACGCGCCGCAAGACGTGCTGGTCGAGGCCTATCCCGAAGAGGAATACTGGCAAGACCTGCTCAAGGTCACCGGCGGCCTGACCGACGAGCGCCTGGCCCGCCTGGCCATCCGCGCCTCGTCGACCTGCCGCGACTGGATGCGCAGCCACGGCGTGCACTTCCAGCCGCCGCTGTCAGGCGCGCTGCACGTGGCGCGCACCAATGCCTTCTTCATGGGCGGCGGCAAGGCGCTGGTCAACGCGTACTTCCGCAGTGCCGAAGCCCTTGGCGTCAAGGTGCGCTACAACGCGCCGGTGGATGCCATCGAGCTGGACGCAGGCCGCTTCAAAGCCGCCCGCATCGGCGGCGAGCGCATCGAGGCACGCAGCTGCGTGCTGGCCGCCGGCGGCTTCGAGTCCAACCGCGCATGGCTGCGCGAGGCCTGGGGCCAGAACGCCGACGGTGACTGGCCGGCCGACAACTTCCTGATCCGCGGCACGCGCTTCAACATGGGCGTGCTGCTCAAGTTCATGATCGAAGCCGGGGCGGACGCCATCGGCGACCCTTCCCAATCGCACTGCGTGGCCATCGACGCGCGCGCGCCGCTGTACGACGGCGGCATCTGCACGCGCGTGGACTGCGTCTCGCTGGGCGTGATGCTCAACCGCAATGCCGAGCGCTTCTACGACGAGGGCGAGGATTTCTGGCCCAAGCGCTACGCCATCTGGGGGCGGCTGGTCGCGCAGCAGCCCGGACAGATCGGCTATTCCATCATCGACGCCAAGGCCGTGGGCCGCTTCATGCCGCCTGTGTTTCCGGGCGTGCGCGCCAACACGCTGCCGGAGCTGGCGCGCCAGCTCGGGCTGGACGAGGCCACCTTCATGCGCACCATCGAGGCTTACAACGCGGCGTGCCGCGTTGGCACCTTCGACCACACCGTGCTGGACGACTGCCACACCGAGGGCCTCGCCCCGGCCAAGACCCACTGGGCACGGCCGATCGATACCGCGCCGTTCTTCGGCTACGCCCTGCGCCCCGGCATCACCTTTACCTACCTCGGCCTCAAGGTGAACGAGCACGCTGCCGTGCACTTCGGCGGCAAGCCCAGCGCCAACCTGTTCGTGGCTGGCGAGATGATGGCCGGCAACGTGCTCGGCAAGGGCTATACAGCGGGTGTCGGCATGGCCATCGGCACCGCCTTCGGCCGCATCGCCGGCACCCAGGCCGCCGCAGCCGCGCTCGGGCAGCCCGGTCACAACGCATTCCAGGAAAAGCAGCATGCAACATCTTGA
- a CDS encoding class I adenylate-forming enzyme family protein: protein MSPTSTDFTPLAALVDAQAALRPRHPAVVLDERSVDFASLNRLADRVAAALQRDGVPAQGAVAICAATSIEYVAAFLGSLRAGVTVAPLSPSLNPQTLRAMVQDSGACRLLIDASTHQALHGLEAELGIPCIALDDSHAGIAFGQWLAPEHARPAAVDVQPDWAFNLIYSSGTTGVPKGIIQPFGMRSSHVQRATQGGYGPDTVALLSTPLYSNTTLVSLFPTLSLGGTVVLMRKFDAGQYLALAARHRVTHTMLVPVQYQRILAHPDFASTDLSSFRYKFCTSAPFSAALKAQVLARWPGALIEYYGMTEGGGRCELRAHEHPDKLHTVGRPSPDTDMRLLDDQGRELPADAPRDAPGEIVGHSPAMMSGYHNHPAKTAEAEWFDATGKRFIRTGDVGYFDADGFLILMDRKKDMVISGGFNIYPSDIEAVLLEHPDIADAAVVGVPSERWGETPVAFVVLQPGAIAQAAALLDWVNGRLEKMQRLAALELSQELPRNAIGKVLKRDLRDQYGRAP from the coding sequence ATGTCACCGACCAGCACTGACTTCACCCCTCTCGCCGCCCTCGTCGACGCCCAGGCCGCGCTGCGGCCGCGGCATCCGGCCGTGGTGCTGGACGAACGCAGCGTGGATTTCGCCAGCCTCAACCGGCTCGCCGACCGCGTTGCCGCCGCGCTGCAGCGAGACGGTGTGCCGGCGCAAGGCGCCGTCGCCATCTGCGCCGCGACGTCGATCGAGTACGTCGCGGCCTTCCTCGGCAGCCTGCGGGCAGGCGTGACGGTGGCACCGCTGTCGCCCTCGCTCAACCCGCAGACGCTGCGCGCCATGGTGCAGGACTCGGGGGCGTGCCGGCTGTTGATCGATGCCAGCACGCACCAGGCCCTGCACGGGCTGGAGGCCGAGCTCGGCATTCCCTGCATCGCGCTGGACGACAGCCACGCGGGCATTGCCTTTGGCCAGTGGCTGGCCCCCGAACATGCCCGGCCGGCTGCGGTCGACGTACAGCCCGACTGGGCGTTCAACCTGATCTATTCATCCGGCACCACCGGCGTGCCCAAGGGCATCATCCAGCCGTTCGGCATGCGCTCGTCGCATGTGCAGCGCGCCACCCAGGGCGGCTATGGCCCCGACACCGTGGCGCTGCTATCCACGCCGCTATACTCCAACACCACACTGGTCAGCCTGTTCCCCACCTTGTCGCTGGGTGGCACCGTGGTGCTGATGCGCAAGTTCGATGCCGGCCAGTACCTGGCGCTGGCCGCACGGCACCGCGTCACCCATACCATGCTGGTGCCGGTGCAATACCAGCGCATCCTGGCCCACCCTGACTTTGCCAGCACCGACCTGTCATCGTTCCGCTATAAGTTCTGCACCAGCGCGCCCTTTTCCGCCGCGCTCAAGGCCCAGGTGCTGGCACGCTGGCCCGGCGCGCTGATCGAGTACTACGGCATGACCGAGGGCGGCGGGCGCTGCGAGCTGCGCGCGCATGAGCACCCGGACAAGCTGCATACGGTCGGGCGCCCCTCGCCGGACACCGATATGCGGCTGCTGGACGATCAAGGCCGCGAGCTCCCCGCCGATGCGCCGCGCGACGCCCCGGGAGAGATCGTCGGGCATTCCCCCGCGATGATGTCCGGCTACCACAATCATCCAGCGAAGACCGCCGAGGCCGAGTGGTTCGACGCCACCGGCAAGCGCTTCATCCGCACCGGCGACGTTGGCTACTTCGATGCCGACGGCTTCCTCATCCTGATGGACCGCAAGAAGGACATGGTCATCTCGGGCGGCTTCAACATCTACCCGAGCGACATCGAAGCGGTGCTGCTCGAGCATCCCGACATCGCGGACGCGGCAGTGGTCGGCGTGCCCTCGGAGCGCTGGGGCGAGACGCCCGTGGCCTTCGTGGTGCTGCAGCCCGGCGCCATCGCCCAAGCGGCCGCGCTGCTGGACTGGGTGAATGGCCGGCTAGAGAAAATGCAGCGCCTGGCTGCGCTGGAGCTGTCGCAGGAACTACCGCGCAACGCCATCGGCAAGGTGCTCAAGCGCGATCTGCGCGACCAGTACGGACGCGCGCCTTGA